In Eubalaena glacialis isolate mEubGla1 chromosome 3, mEubGla1.1.hap2.+ XY, whole genome shotgun sequence, the following are encoded in one genomic region:
- the RTCA gene encoding RNA 3'-terminal phosphate cyclase isoform X1, which produces MAGPRVEVDGSIMEGGGQILRVSTALSCLLGLSLRVQKIRAGRSTPGLRPQHLSGLEMIRDFCDGQLEGAEIGSTEIMFTPEKIKGGVHTADTKTAGSVCLLMQVSMPCALFAACPSELRLKGGTNAEMAPQIDYTAMVFKPIVEKFGFTFNCDIKMRGYYPKGGGEVIIRMSPVKQLNPINLTDRGSVTKIYGRAFVAGVLPFKVAKDMAAAAVRCIRKEIRDLYVNIQPVQEPKDQAFGNGSGIIIIAETSTGCLFAGSSLGKRGVNADKVGIEAAEMLLANLRHGGAVDEYLQDQLIIFMALASGISRIKTGPVTLHTQTAIHFAEQLAKAKFTVKKSEDEEDASKDTYIIECQGIGMTNRNL; this is translated from the exons ATGGCGGGCCCGCGGGTCGAGGTGGACGGCAGCATCATGGAAGGG GGCGGGCAGATCTTGAGGGTGTCTACGGCTCTGAGCTGTCTCCTGGGCCTCTCCTTGCGGGTGCAGAAGATCCGAGCAGGCCGCAGCACGCCGGGCCTTAG GCCTCAGCATTTATCTGGACTGGAAATGATTCGAGATTTCTGTGATGGGCAACTGGAGGGGGCAGAAATCGGCTCAACAGAAATAATGTTTACGCCAGAGAAGATCAAAGGTGGAGTCCACACAGCAGATACCAAGACAGCAGG GAGTGTGTGCCTCTTGATGCAGGTCTCAATGCCCTGTGCTCTCTTCGCTGCTTGTCCATCAGAACTTCGTCTGAAAGGTGGAACTAATGCTGAAATGGCACCGCAGATTGATTACACAGCCATG GTTTTCAAGCCAATTGTTGAAAAATTTGGTTTCACATTTAATTGTGACATTAAAATGAG GGGCTACTACCCAAAAGGAGGTGGTGAAGTGATTATCCGAATGTCACCAGTTAAACAGTTGAACCCGATAAATTTAACTGACCGTGGCTCTGTGACTAAGATATATGGAAGAGCTTTTGTTGCTGGTGTTTTGCCATTTAAA GTAGCAAAAGATATGGCAGCGGCAGCCGTAAGATGCATCAGAAAGGAGATTAGGGATCTGTATGTTAACATCCAGCCTGTTCAGGAACCTAAAGACCAAGCTTTTGGCAATGGAAGTGGAATAAT CATTATTGCTGAGACATCCACTGGCTGTTTGTTTGCTGGATCATCGCTTGGTAAACGAG GTGTTAATGCAGACAAGGTTGGAATTGAAGCTGCTGAAATGCTGTTAGCAAATCTTAGACATGGCGGTGCTGTGGATGAGTATCTGCAAGACCAG ctgaTCATTTTCATGGCATTAGCCAGTGGAATTTCCAGAATAAAAACAGGACCAGTTACGCTCCATACCCAAACGGCTATACATTTTGCTGAACAACTAGCAAAG